Within Gemmatimonadota bacterium, the genomic segment GCTTTCGAAGAATGGAATTATGAACTACCGGTGAAGCTATAGACTGGCCCAACCTATGTGCCAGTTTTGGATGAATTGCTCTAAAAATCCCTCGCATTAGCCTCCACCATCACCTCAATAGCTGCCAGATGCGCTGCAACGCGCACATCCATCGGCTGTGCTGTCGGGCTTTCTGACGTCACCAGATGCCCAGTATGGCCTCTCTGATACAAAGCAATGGGAATACCCTCCCCATATTTCCGCCTCGACACATCCATATTGGGATGAATCACCCCATTGACCGCAACCTCACCCTCAATCTCGGCATTCTCGTTAATCGGACACACCTGCGCCACCCGCGCCACCATCGCCCGCCCCAGGGATTCTCGAACCCCAAACATCTCGTACAAATAAAACCCCGAACTCTCCCAATCCTCGTGCAAATCGATCACACCTGCAAAAACCCGTCCTTCCACAAACCCCTTCAAAATCTCAATCTCGGGCACATCATCGCGCAAAAACGCCCAATTCACATCCACCTCCTGTGCATTGAGCCGCGCATTGTGAACATAGCTCCACGGGCACAAACACGGAATAACTTCAAAACGCACCTTACCAGCCCAGCGCTCCCACCCCCCCTCCAAAAAAGCCAGCGCAGCCTCCACACCAGCCGGTTCATCGCCGTGCGTCCCCCCATTGATATAAACAACAGGCACATCTCCCCTGCCAGCGGACACGCGCAAAACCGGCAAACCTTCAACCTCCCCCAACTCATACACCTCAACACCAGACACCGCTTCCACGCGCTTAACAACAGCATCGTAATCCCGTTGACCCATCACATATCCCGAAGCGCGTCAATCACCCGCGCGTGAATCTCGCGGGCACTCACCACCACCCCGCGATTGTCCTCCATCTGATCAGCAGAAGCAAAATCCAGCGGCCTGCCAAACATATCGCTCACCTGTCCACCGGCTTCCTCGACAATCAGAGCACCCGCAGCGTGATCCCAGATATTCTCCCGATAACCCGGAGATTCTGGCGACGGCAGCCTCAAATACAACGCCGCATCGCCGCGTGCCACCGCACCGTATTTCACCTGACTATCCATCCTGAGCGACGGCGAAACAATCCCAACCGCACGAGCCACTGCTTGCTGTGCATCGAAATCGCAGTGTGATGACTCCACGCTCTCCGCAAACCGCCATGCAGGGTCATCAATGCGAACATCAACACCATCCCTACCTGCAAGAGACATCGCCCGCGTACCCTCTCCTCGCACCGCCACAAATAACACCCCACAATCGCCCTCCATCTCCTCCATATCCACGGGCAGAGCCGGACACGCCAGCGCGGCAACCTTCACCTCACCGCAATCGACGAGCGCCAGCGCCACCGCGTATTGATCCCCGCGCAAAAAACCCTTTGTACCATCAATGGGATCAAGCGTCCAGAAACGCTCTGCAACATCCCCATTACCCGCATCAATCCAATCGCAAATTGTACCCTCATCCGCCTGTGCATACGCCCGAACAAACTCGCACACAGTCTTCCGCATCGCCGTTTGCTCTCCACCCCGAAGCACCGACGCATCTTCCTCTGCCACAATCGGATCATTGGGAAAAACCGACTTTAATCGTCTGCACACAAGCGCCTGCGAGCCAAAATCCGCAACCGTCACCGGACTGCGATCCTCCTTCTCCATCGCTCCAACAAGTGATTTTCGCACATCCACACAAAGCCGCGCCGCCTCGCGCACAGCCTCAACAGCGACCTCACGCTCCCGATCATATCCCATAAACACCCCTATTTCTTTTGCGCACCAAAATGATCCATCTCGCCGCGATCAATCCAACCCGGCAACCTGATTTTCTCCGACATCTTCCACGCCGTCAAATAAAGTGAAACCGTAAAACCCGCCGCCCGCTTTGCATGCTTCTCTGCAAAAGCGCGCACCGCAGGCTCATTCTTCCAATCCACATCTTTTGGAATGAGATACTGCTCCATCGACAACGCAGACTCAACCTCTCCAAAACTCTCGTGCATCTGTGCCACAATACCCGTCATCAAACTATCCACGGGCGCGGCAGTCAAACCCTCGGCAATCTCTTCGGGTCTCAAATCCAAATTCTGAAGCAACCCATCAATCTTCTCGTGAATACGCGTCCTTGACGACTTGCCATCTACCACGCGACCATTCCAGTGAATCGTCAAATTCAGAGGTTGACAAACTTCCTGAGCAAAATGCGCGACATACCCGGCGTATATCAAACACTTATTCTGAATAAAAGGACTCTCGGGCCACTTGCGAAACTCGGCAAAAGCCAGAGCGAGTTGCCCGGTATATTCCGCTGTTACGTAAGGCAACAAACCCACCTGCTCTGGCCTCTTCCCCAACTCTGCACATAGCCTTGCAAACGCGTACCGCGACGCGGGCAAATCCGCCACCTCAAACAACTCCATATTAAAATAATGAACCGGATGACCAGCCTTCTCCAGATGAAGCGTACCGCGATTCTTTGCAACATCCGGATCAACAGCCGCATGAGCCACCATACCTGCGCCAGCCCTGAGAAAAGCAGGCGCATCTGCCGGAAGCGCCTGAACAGCCGCCCGCGTCAAAATACCATGCCCTCGCGGCCACCAGCCCCAGGCGGACGACCCGAATACAAACAGTACCAATAAAACCATACCCAATCGACGCATCGATAATCTCCTTTCTTTTCTACTCCCCGTCCCAAACCTCTCGCTTCACATAATCTGCAATCTCCAAACGCTCGGACAATCGCCAGGCAGTCAAATAAAGCCGCGCGGTAAACCGCGTCGCAGCGCGGGCGCGATCTTTTGCAAAAGCGATCACCTCGGCATTCGGTACCCAATTCTCCTCATCATATCTGGGAATATTCGGCCCCATTTCATAAACCCGATCAACCAGTGCAAACCCCTTCTCAAACTCCTGCATAATCTCAGACATCACATCATCAAAAGGCGTCACATCCTGATCGCGCGACAAATCCCCTGGCTCCATCTTCAAAAACTGCACCAGACCATCCACCTTCTGGTGAATACCCCTCTGCAACTTTTCTCCCCCCTCCTGCACGCGTCCATCGTAGTGAATCGTCAAATGCAAAGGCTGGCACATATCCTCGGCATAGTGCGCGAGAAAACCCGCATAAATCAGACATTTACTCTGAATATGTGGATTATCGGGCCACTTGCGAAACTCGGCAAAAGCCACTGCTAAACGCTCTGTCCACTCATTCACCGCATAAGGAACAAACCCCATCTTCTCGGGCGACACCCCGTGCTCATAACACAACTTGACAAACGCATATCGACTCGCGGGCAGCGTCTCCACATCGAGCATCTCGCGATCCAAAAAATGCTCGGGATACTCTGCGCCTCGCACCTGCGGCGTACCCCGATTCTTGCCCATATCGGGATCAATACTCAAATGCGCCACCGTCTTTGCCCCCTGCCTGAAAAACGCGGGAACCTCATCGGGCAAAGCCGCCACAGCGGACAAAGTCAGAATATGATGCCCTTCCAATAACCAGCCCCGAGCGGGGGAACACAACCCTGCTAAAAGCAAAACAGAAATAGCAAATCGTTTGATCATTAATACCTCCTGAAGTCACACATAAAGACAGCGGAGAAACTCAGAAAGTTTCTCCGCTATCAAAAATGGCGGGAATGTGTGGGAATCGAACCCACCAAGCGTGGGGTTAGCACGCAACAACGGGTTTGAAGCCCGCGGGGGACACCAGTTCCCCATCCACTCCCAATCACGCTCGTACCTCAATCTCACCGGGATGTTCTGCAACCACCTCGCCAATATCTCGAGCCATCACACCGCGCTCAATTAGTGCCCCAAGAAAAGCATCAGCCACATCGGGCGCAAGTGCAATCAACAGACCGCCAGAAGTCTGCGGATCAAAAAACAAACGCCTCAAAGCCTCGTCAACATCATCGGCAAACCTCACCGCATGCCCTCGCGCCGCCCGATTGCGCCGCAAACCACCGCCCTCGCGCTCCTCTGCAATCTGCAAAGCCAGATCAAAACGCGGCACATCAGAAGCCCGAATGCAAAATCCAACCCCACTCGCCTGCGCCATCTCCAACCCATGCCCCAGCAACCCAAACCCGGTAATATCCGTACATCCACCCGCATTATATGCAACCATCTCCTCGGCTGCGATGCGATTCAACTGCACCATAGAATCCACCGCAATCTGCAACGCACCCTCATCGATCTCGTCATTTTGATACGCATCCGACATCAAACCCGTACCCAGCGGCTTGGTCAAAATCAGACGATCTCCTGCCTGAGCACCTGCATTGGTCTTCACATCATCTGGATGCACAACCCCCGTCACAGACAACCCGAACTTGGGCTCCACATCCTCCACAGAATGTCCACCCACCAAAACCGCGCCAGACTCCGCCACCTTCTCCTGTGCCCCTCTTAAAACCTCGGCAATCACCTCTGGGGCGACATCATCACTCGGAAACCCGCAAATATTCAGCGCAGTAATCGGGCGCCCCCCCATCGCATACACATCGCTCAGCGAATTGGCTGCCGCAATCTGCCCATACGCCTGCGGATCATCGACAATAGGCGTAAAAAAATCCACCGTCTGAATAAGCGCCACATCCTCAGAAATCCGAAACACGCCAGCATCATCAGCCGTATTCATCCCCACCATCAAATCGGGATGTGCCACGGGCGGCAACTTTTTCAAAATCACATCCAGCACCGCTGGATCGAGTTTCGATGCTCAACCACCGCAACTGACGAGCTGAGTCAATCTTCTACCGCGATACTTCATTTTTTCAATTCCTCATCTTCTCTCGCCATCTGTTCCTTTTGCCAGCGATAATCCACCTTGCCATCGTAAAACATCCCGGGGTTCTCTATCGCCCACAACTGCTTTCGGATCAACCAATTTTTGGGATCCAGAACATACGCGCGCTTTAACTCTGCAATCGCGCCTTCCCGCTTCCCCTGTTTGAGCAACGCGATAGCGCGCTGAAATTTCGCATCGGCCTCCTGCTCATCCGCAGTCAGCGCGCGAGGTTTCGCACCCTTATCCCCATCGCGCCATGCGCCAGGAATAGCCCCCGATGTTATCCACTCAACCAATTCTTCGCGCAGCGTCTCCTTGTCAATATTAACGCTACCAACACTGCGAACAAGTCGCCCTTCTTCATCCACAAAAATTCCAACCGGAACAAATTTGACATTATACGCCTTGCCAACCGCATTGTGCTGATCCAGCAATGCGCGATATGTACCGCTGGCCTTTTCAACCCAGGGTCTGGCAACCTCGGCACCCTGAGCATCCTGAGCAATAACCACCACCTCAACCTGTTCACCGTACTCCTGATAAAACGCTTGCCATCCAGGCAACTGAGCGCGGCACCCTCACCAGGACGCCCACATAAAAAACGCCGTCTTCTTCCCGCGAAAATCACTCGAAGAAATCATCTCCCCAGTGTACAAATCCGGCAGTGTA encodes:
- a CDS encoding M14 family metallocarboxypeptidase, producing MGQRDYDAVVKRVEAVSGVEVYELGEVEGLPVLRVSAGRGDVPVVYINGGTHGDEPAGVEAALAFLEGGWERWAGKVRFEVIPCLCPWSYVHNARLNAQEVDVNWAFLRDDVPEIEILKGFVEGRVFAGVIDLHEDWESSGFYLYEMFGVRESLGRAMVARVAQVCPINENAEIEGEVAVNGVIHPNMDVSRRKYGEGIPIALYQRGHTGHLVTSESPTAQPMDVRVAAHLAAIEVMVEANARDF
- a CDS encoding 3'(2'),5'-bisphosphate nucleotidase, producing MGYDREREVAVEAVREAARLCVDVRKSLVGAMEKEDRSPVTVADFGSQALVCRRLKSVFPNDPIVAEEDASVLRGGEQTAMRKTVCEFVRAYAQADEGTICDWIDAGNGDVAERFWTLDPIDGTKGFLRGDQYAVALALVDCGEVKVAALACPALPVDMEEMEGDCGVLFVAVRGEGTRAMSLAGRDGVDVRIDDPAWRFAESVESSHCDFDAQQAVARAVGIVSPSLRMDSQVKYGAVARGDAALYLRLPSPESPGYRENIWDHAAGALIVEEAGGQVSDMFGRPLDFASADQMEDNRGVVVSAREIHARVIDALRDM
- a CDS encoding TlpA disulfide reductase family protein, yielding MPGWQAFYQEYGEQVEVVVIAQDAQGAEVARPWVEKASGTYRALLDQHNAVGKAYNVKFVPVGIFVDEEGRLVRSVGSVNIDKETLREELVEWITSGAIPGAWRDGDKGAKPRALTADEQEADAKFQRAIALLKQGKREGAIAELKRAYVLDPKNWLIRKQLWAIENPGMFYDGKVDYRWQKEQMAREDEELKK